A single window of Pyrus communis chromosome 10, drPyrComm1.1, whole genome shotgun sequence DNA harbors:
- the LOC137747941 gene encoding uncharacterized protein — MDIDAAEIHRKLQLNELEEIRNEAYENARIYKEKTKAFHDKKIRGKSFSIGQKVLLFNSRLCLIPGKLRSKWVGPFVITNVFPYGTVQVQNLKTGQEFKVNGHPMRILRSMMWMMYPSMPWVLLVKLSMVYLSGWKTLKQALLGR, encoded by the coding sequence atggacattgatgccgctgaaattcataggaagctccaattgaatgaacttgaagagattaggaaTGAGGCGTATGAAAACGCTcgaatttacaaggagaagacaaAGGCTTTCCATGATAAGAAGATTCGAGGCAAATCATTctccattgggcagaaagtgctactctTTAATTCCCGCCTTTGCTTgattcctggtaagttgcgttctaagtgggttggcccatttgttattactaatgtctttccttatggtACAGTCCAAGTTCAAAACTTGAAAACAGGacaagagttcaaggtgaatggtCATCCTATGAGAATTTTGAGGAGCATGATGTggatgatgtacccctccatgccgtgggtactaCTAGTGAAGCTTAGCATGGTGTATTTGTCAGGCTGGAAGacattaaagcaagcgcttcttgggaggtga